In the genome of Natronorubrum daqingense, the window CGGTCGGTGAGACGGTCTCGTCCGCGTCGGCTGGCAGCGTTTCGAACGTCGCGACGCCCTCGAGGACGACGAACACTTCCTCCTGATCGAAGTGGGCGTGGATCGAACCGCTGAATCGGTCGCCGGGCTCGAGAACGTAGCGCGTGATCGCGAGGTGGTCGGCTCCCAGCGCCTCGCCGAGAGCCCGCCGGTCGGTGTGAATCTTCTCATCGAGGGGATCAGATTCGACCTCGTCGATAGTGACGTGTTCCATACCTGTCGATTTAGCTGATCGATACAAAACCGTTTACCGACGGAATCGGGCGTCTACCTCGCCGTCGGTAGCGCGCACTTCGCTACCGCACAACCGTTTTACGACTCCTCTGTATCCCGGCGCGCCGGCGGCGTCTTCGACATCACCTTCCCCCACTTGTCGCGGTTGTTCGCCACCTGCCGGTAGCCCCACTCTCGGACGTGCTCGTAGTCCTCGAAATTCCGCAGAAACTCGAGTCCGTTGCCGACGGGTCCGCCCTCGTCGTAGCGCCGGAGGGCTTCCTCGAGCGACTGCCCGCAGGAGTAGACGGTGTCCTCGGTCACGAGGTGGGAACACTCCTCGTAGAACTCGGGCAGTCGCTCCTGCAGGTCGGGGTGGTCGGGCAGGTCGCTGAAGCCGACGAGTCGGATTTCCGTTCGGTCGCCGAAGAACTCAGCCCACCACGTACAGAAGCCGCAGTCGTCGTCGTAGACGAGGGTTGGCTCGGTCATGCTCGGGTGTACGTCCTCGAGACAGTAACATCTATCTGGGAGTTGCGCGACTCGAGAGACCGCCGTCGAGTCCCGATATCACGCCTCGTGGCGCCGAATACACCGCGAAAGCCCCGAGGCCGCTCGAGTCTGCGACTCGAGACTCGCGCTCGCGGTGCTCGCGCGAATCGGCCTCGCCCCTTTCAGTCCCACCCTCGGTGGAGTGGGCCGCAGGCTGGTTTGGCGGTGGAGTGGGTAGCAGGCTGGTTTGGCGGTGGAGTGGGTAGCAGGCTGGTTTGGCGGTGGAGTGGGTAGCAGGCTGATTTGACGGTGGAGTGGACGGACTGTGAGTCCAGTAGTGGAGAGACGGAGGGCTCTCGAGCGACCGGGGTTCGACGATCACTGCCAGAACATTATTGGCGCAGCTGATCAATCACCAGCCATGAGTCACGCGGCGCGTCCGCTGTCAGAACCGCAGGTGCTGGCCCACACCAAGCGGCGGCTCTTTTCGCCCGCCGAGGACGACGGAGACACCTACGTCGTCGCCGACACGCAGTTTTCACGGGAGGAGTGGCTCCCCGGCCAGCCGATCGCGGACGCGATTCGCGAGGAACTCGCGCCGTTCAACCACGTCCAGATCGGTGGGGGCTACCCCGATCTGGTGGGGGTCGGCCCCCTCGAGTCGGATCTGCTCGCCGTCGAACGACTGGGCGAGGAGCCGCCATTGATCGCCATCGAAGCGAAAGGCGAGACGAGCGGCGGCGTGGACACCCACCTCGGAATCGTCCAGGCCTACGACCGACTCCACGAGGCCAACGCGGCGTACTTCGCGGCCCCGAGCGCGGCGATCACGGAAACCGACCGAACGCTCGCGAGCGAGTTGAACGTCGGCGTCCTCGGCGTCGATCCGACGGGCGAGGTGTCCGTCCTCGAGGTGCCGCGGGTGGTCGGCAATCGGTCCTCGAGCGAGGCGACGGCGCTTCGGTTTCAGGCCGGTGCGCAAGGTGTGGCCGACGCTTCCTTCGGGTTGAATCATCCGAAGAACTACCTCGGCTATCCGCTGGCCCACTACGCCGAGGGCGACACCGCGACGTTGCTCTCGGAGCACAAGGTCGTCAGCGCCGTCTCGGACGCCGAACGCGGCGCGGCGTTTCTGGGGTTGATCGAGACCGGCCCCCGAGGCGTCGAACTGACGTCGCTCGGCCACGAAGTCGTCCGCTTCGCCATCGGCCGCTGTGGCTCCGTCGAGGCCGCCCTCGCGGAGTTCGAGGAGTGGTACCGTTCGCGCAAACGCTTCGTCGACCTCGCGCCCGCGTGGGGTCAACTCGCTCGCCGGGTCGTCTTCGAGTACCCCGCGACGGAACTGCTCGTCACGGAACTCCAGACCATGCACGACGACTGGCAGCCCGACCCCTCGCTCGTCGACCTCCTCGAGCACCTGCACGCGGTTCACCCGACGTTCGCGGTCGAACTCTTCGTCCGCGGCGACGACGCGGTTCGACGACGGGTGTTGACCGAAAACGGCGACCTCCGACGCGAGGCGCTCGAGGACGGGGGAGTCTACCACTCGCCGACCGTCTTCCAGCTAAAAGCAATGCTCTATCACGCCGGAATCCTGACCGAACGCGGAGCGGAGCCCCATCGTCTGGAGCCGCTCGAGGACGTGTGGGCGCTTCGGGAACCGGTGTGAGCTACATCGGGTCTCGTGGGGAAACGGCTTTCCACACACAACTATTTTCTTGGGAAACACATATCGTTCTCGATGGCGAACGTTGGGTAGAGGGAAGCTATGCCAGACGAGTCAGAGCTGACAGAGCCGTGGACAGGTGACGTCACTGAGGCAGCCGCCGAGGAGTGGAAAGCAGAGACGACGGCGTTCGACCGGATCACGACCGTTGTCGATACGACGACCGAACCAGCGTTTGCGAAAGTGATCGCTGAGCGAGCAGCCGTTGCCGAACCGACCGCTCGCCGCCATCTGAAGTCGCTGGCTGCGGTTGGCCGTGTCACAGCAGTCTCGGCTGACGGCGGCACGAAGTACAAGCGATCACCGAGCACCCTCGCGATGCGTCGAATTTCGGGGCTACACTCGCACTACTCGAAAGACGGTCTCCAGGAGGCTATTTCGGATATCCGCGAGGAACTCACGACGCTTCGCAGCGAACACGGTGTCAGCGATGCAGACGACCTCGCAACCGAACTGGAACTGGGCGACGATGCGTGGAGCGCCGTTTCCCAAATGCGTGACCTCGAGGAGAATCTCGACATCGCCAAAGCCGCGTTGAATCTCTACGATTTCGACCCCGATAGCAGTGGGCGGGGACAGACAGCTGCACTCGAGGACGGGGACGACACGGACCGTCCACCTGCTGGTGCGCTCGCCGGATTCGACGACCACGGTGTTGCGTGAGTCCGTTCGATGATCGCTGACGACGATATCGACGGCGAACTCGGAACGCTCGATGTAACTGCGATGGACGCGATTCGATCCGCGATGGTGAACCTCGATGGGCTCATCGACGCCGCTGGATTCGAAAACCCAGCTAATCCGAAGGTGGTCCGCGTGTACATTTCAGACGGGATTGGTGATGCAGACTCCTGTCGATTCGACATCCGCTGGTATCGAAAAGGCTACTACAGCTTTCATCACAGTGATTCGGTCGAGCGTCACTTCCGCTGGGATTTTCACCCGAAACTTGGCGCACCAGATGCGCATTTCCATCCACCGCCTGATGCACCATCGCCCAATCCCGAACCGTCGTGTCTCGGTGCTGGGGAACCGCCGGTTATCGCTCGAGCCGTTCACAAACTCTGGCGGCGAGCCTACGATACCGGTGAAACAGCCGTATTGAACACTGCTGAGGGGAAATTGTAGCCTCAGACCGACTCGAAGCCGTGTAATTCTCGGTGTGCAGCGAGAAACGTTGCGTGGGGCTGTTCGTCCTCGGCTGGTGGGACCGTAATCTGCGCTCCCTCGAGTCGCGAAAATTCCTCGTATCCTTCGAGTTCGGGCCGGTCGGCAACCAGAATTCGGTACGCATCGGAGACGGCGAGCCAGCCGGTATCGAACGCCCAGTGGTGCAATCGACAGAGGGCGAGTCCGTTTCGGATGAAATCGCGCCCGTTCTCCTGTTTCGGATAGATGTGTGCGGCTTCGATATCGACCGTGCCTGCCGGCGATTCCCGGCTCCGATCACAGATCGCACAGCGAAAGTCGTAGGCCGATTTCACCCGTTTTGCGAACGCACTCGAGCGAACTCGTCGCTGGACCTCGGTGTACTCGTCCTCTGCAGCGGTCAGTGCCGGTTCCGGCTCGCTGCCAGCGTTTGTCCCATCATTAGCGTCTGAATCGGTCTCCTCGCGCTCACCTGCGGTAACTGACGCCGCGAGCGTTTCGAACTCCGTCGGATGCTCGAGGTCCAGTCGCTCCATCGTGAACTCGTAGACTCTCCGGTCGCGTTCGTCTGCACTGACGTAGCGCACGTCGGCGACCGAAACCAGTCCCTCGTATCGAAGGTCACTGCGATCAGCCGGTTGGTAGAAGAAATAGACGGGAACAGATGCACCCTCGGCTTGCTCGAGGAGTGCCTTGTTTGCACCAGTCAGCGTTTGGTCGCCCTTCGAGGGTACACCCTCGCCGATGTACGTAAACCGCTCTCCGTCGAGTTCGTCGCTGTACGGCCCATCTTCCCGTGCTTTCACGATGATGTACGACAGCTCGCCGTGATCGTCGGTTCGCGGATTGATTCCCTTGATGTAGGACCCAAAGCTGGTGTCGAAGGCTTTCTCGAGGTCAGCCTGCGTATAATACGTTTGGCGCTGGAAATTCGGACTATCGGACGTGCGTCGGCGAGCCAGCGCTCGCCCGCTGTCTGTCAGCGAATTCAGCCCGTCCGATCGTTCCACGTAGCCGAGACTCTGGAGCCACCCACGGTGTTGGGCAGGGCCGGACGGGTCGTTCCAGTTCACTTCCGCGTGCGTGTTTGCGATGCTGTCGCCCAATTCGGCGTCCGTTTTTGGTCCATTCTGCAACGCCTCGAGGGCCGTCTCGAACCCGTAGACCGTTGCATCGAGCTGTTCGAACAACACGTTTGGATCCGTTTGCGAAACCCACGTAATTCCCGTCTCGGTCAGCCGTACGCGTTCCGGTTCGATCTCGAGTAGTTCGAGGGCCTCGAGAAACCGAAGTCGGTCACGGATACCGTCGGTACTCGTCGCTTTCGTGTTCGATTTCACCCACTCGACAAGTGCTGCTTCAGTCGGATCCGACGTCAGAATGTGCGTGCAACACTCCTCGAGGACGGTAGTGTAATTGCCGGCCCCTCCGAAAAACCGCACAGCGATCGATCGTTTTTCCGACGTCATTTCATACGACTGGAAGTTACCCCCACGCTGTATAAATTGACTGGCCTTCACTGGAGACGTGCGCTTCGTCGGCAAACAGTTACAGGTGACGATAACGGAACGAAACCACCGTTTACATGCCTGTAGTAGCACATGGGTGCTCAGTCACAACTCCGTCGACTCCGCGTGAAGAA includes:
- a CDS encoding thiol-disulfide oxidoreductase DCC family protein, which translates into the protein MTEPTLVYDDDCGFCTWWAEFFGDRTEIRLVGFSDLPDHPDLQERLPEFYEECSHLVTEDTVYSCGQSLEEALRRYDEGGPVGNGLEFLRNFEDYEHVREWGYRQVANNRDKWGKVMSKTPPARRDTEES
- a CDS encoding DUF7342 family protein; amino-acid sequence: MPDESELTEPWTGDVTEAAAEEWKAETTAFDRITTVVDTTTEPAFAKVIAERAAVAEPTARRHLKSLAAVGRVTAVSADGGTKYKRSPSTLAMRRISGLHSHYSKDGLQEAISDIREELTTLRSEHGVSDADDLATELELGDDAWSAVSQMRDLEENLDIAKAALNLYDFDPDSSGRGQTAALEDGDDTDRPPAGALAGFDDHGVA
- a CDS encoding HNH endonuclease, which translates into the protein MTSEKRSIAVRFFGGAGNYTTVLEECCTHILTSDPTEAALVEWVKSNTKATSTDGIRDRLRFLEALELLEIEPERVRLTETGITWVSQTDPNVLFEQLDATVYGFETALEALQNGPKTDAELGDSIANTHAEVNWNDPSGPAQHRGWLQSLGYVERSDGLNSLTDSGRALARRRTSDSPNFQRQTYYTQADLEKAFDTSFGSYIKGINPRTDDHGELSYIIVKAREDGPYSDELDGERFTYIGEGVPSKGDQTLTGANKALLEQAEGASVPVYFFYQPADRSDLRYEGLVSVADVRYVSADERDRRVYEFTMERLDLEHPTEFETLAASVTAGEREETDSDANDGTNAGSEPEPALTAAEDEYTEVQRRVRSSAFAKRVKSAYDFRCAICDRSRESPAGTVDIEAAHIYPKQENGRDFIRNGLALCRLHHWAFDTGWLAVSDAYRILVADRPELEGYEEFSRLEGAQITVPPAEDEQPHATFLAAHRELHGFESV